The stretch of DNA ccaaaacaaatatcactgccagtTCTGCAGTCTCCCTAATGGTTTTAGCCacatttctagcaaagaggatttatCCGAGCACTGTTgatactaccctaagatttagagtctgatgccctatctttgttaccatttttgaacttagggactAGAAAAATATCTAAGGACAGAGCTGGAACAgaagattttggatgaaactgGGAAGGTTActgccctctgacttaggctaagtgaaattaaagctacctattctagctcccttattctctctctctccttattcttagcttCTTCTCTCTGTTGAGCAtcgaccatgagcctagatatgtccatttccttaatTAACATCTCAGTTCTGCACTCCTTACCAAACTTTTTGACACCCaaatacgaacttgctcattctcaGCCTATTGTCTGCTATTACATAGGGAGCACACCtgactaactgagtaaacttgatggaacactctttcatactcatatttccttgcctaatattgatgaactctaacaccttagcttctctcagctctaagggaaagaatctatctagaaatgcAATAGaaaactcttcctactctatgggctctgcatttgtgcccctgtctaccttccccTTCTTAAACCTTATATTATCTATATCTTGAAGATAGTAGGCGGCTAAATCAtaactctcactggaagtcactcccataatatctatgactttctaaacctaGTCGAGGAACTCTTATAGACCCTCTTTGGGTTTAAAtcttgagaataggggaggattcattcgagtgaagtcccaaatctagactgtagcagtattggccactgggttagccaaaacatcagctggccattcattctaagcTGCTACAAAATTGGATAGAGTGGTGAACGTAGctttgaattctgcatgggagacatgctcgtctagaggatcttcctgaacgggttGAGGGGCTGACTTGTTTCCTATTCTTCtattgttctttttgggaggaatATTCTGTAAACAAATGGAataaaaggattagactgagagtttaacatgagcttgtgctcacttgcatgacatgaatactgaaagaagggaaacttttccaaaaaattcctcatagcctcttgtccataagtgtggcgcgctacacacacatgcacaagacaCTACTAGTCGTGACTTTTAGGCTCCCTAGGAATCTATTAAAACTtaagctctgatacaaatttataACACCTCGAGTTTGTACCCCAAATGCCACACGgttcttatgaccccgaaggaccataagctaacctatgacttgTACCTATTGTGAGCTCATTGATAACACTAAAATAATGCAAGAAATAGGCTggatttccataaggttcataatctaaatactgataataataacatctgataaaaacatctaaaaaatctaaatattatCTGAACTAGTCTTGTCTGAAAAatctctaactgaactgtctgaatgtggagttgatgagacgaggccccaactaactttgactactgaaatactgataaacttaaatactgaaataaaagcatatcctctacAGATGAGGATTCACTACAGAATCTACTACTTCTAACTGAATTTATCTAAGTGCGgtcgagaacctgagcatccgaacctatgatatgagatatcatagcacaagagaaagtatacgtcagtacgtggaatgtactggtatgctatatgaggtaaggatgaatgaaGGGGTTCATATAcgtgaacaataactgactgaatgatatagagtatttgaatatgagaatacatggataactaaaactaccatgaatattgagtatgcaatattgtgcatatacatgtatactgtaaataagcttttactgaagctgagtactgatttcTAATACTAAGTAATTGATATTTAAGATTCTGATAATTGAATTACcaataactgggtgactatttctgacaatcatgattctgtagaactgaactgagttctatactgagactaaaattgaagTTGTcagaagtaatcatctaaccgacataccccaaataaaataactagagtccaacctgtaaccccaattagaagggtgtcagtaccattccacggTTAAAGATAACTGAAgggtcaccctcatctggtaggtgccctaatcgagaatggtggtaccttcAATCGGCAGGTTTAAACACCTCATCAACACTCAACTGATAGGTGAtttctcaacctacattggccacgtagttttggaatataaGAACTTCttataaggatcacaccctttactggcaggtgagcccccatccttgggttcactcgatgctgaatcctagtCTAATTTAAAGGACAATGATTATTATACTGGACAgaattggactgatactgagttgaCTGATACTGACTTTTACTGatttctataactgactgagtactactgattgtgacactATTGAGACTAATCTTAattactatagctctaggtaaacaactagatttttgggtataaaataccctaggacttgatagcataaaaagtaaagtataacatgatcttgaaaagtaAACAATGTTCAGTTGTccacaattcattcatagagacattttatcaaatagttGTAGAATAaaaacttgtacatatgctagcatgtcatgatttcatcatttaattcacatggacattccatcaaacacatggggagcacaacttaatgcatataatcatgggcaacatgtaaacattgtaactacaacacctaaacttgcaaattcaagagtTATGACATGGGAATCACACAATtaaatatacatgctatttcaatttcatagaatctacaattaatcatagattgaaaatcaattaatatcatgaacatgaatataatccaatttcaagcatgtaaatgatgaatcaataatcttatagttttaaaaatggattcttggactctatgggtgaaaggaacccatagatgaacacctaacatacctagaaatattaattcttgatggttcttggaggaatttttgagtttgttcttgttatcttgaagctagggttttgccctttgagagagaatgttttatttcttgagaaaagtgagtaaataatgagataataggttatttaggggtttaataaCATGTTTAAGACTGACTTGGGTCATcaaaaaaatacccaattacccttggaaaagatttaaaaatcttcaCTGAAAACCCGATCTAggaccttggcgcgatgcggtgcttttgcgccgtgtcactggaaattaacagTTGGGAACTGGTGGCTTGGCATGATGTGATACAATTGCGGAGCTTCACTGTATGTAAATTTACCTCATGGAGTGACGCACATTGATCGTGGTgtcacactggaaagtgacaattggaaAAATGGCTGGTGGCGCGACACGGTGGAATCATGATggaacactggaaaatgacaatttccatttgtACTTCCTCCGTGATGCGTTGATGGCCAAATTGGCACACTTTTTcacaaaatatgctataactcTTCACCTGAGTATCAGATTTCTactaattttatatcgttggaaagctgactgaatttcctacacaatggtaagctctaaactaaaaaatacggagtattttaaaattttcatctaGGATAACTCATGTATGGAGAGTTAAACttagctagggaaatatggggtattacacacttGAAGTTCACAGTCTATGAATCGTACCTTGTTACAGAGTTGTTGCAGTACTTTTCAGAGAAGAATTCTTCAAAGTATATTCTATAGGAACTTGAGTAATTTGTGAAGGAATAAGAATGTTTATCtgctatttttgttttcttccaGAGAGTGAAAAAATGTGTTGATTTCTCATGTAGAAACCTTTTATAATACTTAAGGAACACAACTATTCAAATAGTTGtgtctctttctttttctctttgctgAAGAGACACAACTCTTCAACTTTAATTCCAACAAACatgtattttctttctattatttattaatatagaTAAATCAAAATATTGTATTTATCTCTTAATATTGATCCGGGTTGACCTATATGGGTGACCCGATCAAATTTTATTCACAATATGCACCTAACTCATACATCACATGTTGTGCTCTTACCAATTCCCTAAAGCATTGGGATTTGGTTCTAAGAAAAACTCCCAATAAGATAGAAACCATACACCCAAACTGTGATCACACACGAGGTGTACAGAAGCAGGCTCCACTCCACGGGAGATTTTTCTTGTCACAAGCATCTCTTTCCTGAGGGTTAAGAAGGGGGTTATTTACAAAGAACCAAGACTCTGAATTCAAGTCatcatcaaaaaactaaaagGTAGAGAAAGTAATGACTTTCATGTAAAGTGACACTGACCGTTGAGTTCAACATAAAGCAAACAAACACTATCCTATTCATTACACCCTATAGGTCCTAAAGTTGCACAACCAGCATTTCACCTAGTCCCATACCCTCTTGAAACACACAAAAGTCTTAAGACCAGTGAAATAGAAGGAAACAGGACTCAAAGAAATATTCCTCTGGTTTGATGCAGCATTGTATTAATTTCTTCACCGTCTTTTATCTCCAGCTACAAAAGTGAGGAAAATTGTAaggaaataacaaaattaatcatGAATGTTAAGCATAACACAAAGAAGATACACAAGCTCTGATTGGTATTCTTTTATCCTTTGTTTGTGTTCGTGTGTGCAAAtttgagagaaagaaagagaaagggaCCTCATCTGGAGTTTGATCTGCTCTAAGATAATCAAACAAGAAGGAAACTGAATTAAAATTCACTGGTTGTTGGTCACAATAAGCATTCATTAATTTCTTCAGTTGGGTGCTTCTTTTGATCCTAAAGAAGACTTTATTCCCGTCCTGCAACCAAAAAAACCAGtcaaatacacatttgaagaagctccagaggtgcccgagggaacctctggACAATAGAGATTtgtgattgtggaggcttggaaaTACTCAGATTTTCTTTGCAGAAACTACATCTTGAGTGGTTTCTAAGATGATCTCTACAATATGTATAGTGGAACAAACATAACAAAAGAGTTGTGGGGAGCATTGGAACGAAAGTACAAGACAGGATGAAGGAACTAAAAATTTCTTCGTTGCAAGATTCTtgaaatataaaatgatagacagcaagtctgttgtctctcaagtgcaggaactgtaagtgatcatccatgatctccttgcaGAAAGTTTGATCATGAAGAGAAGTTACCACCCATGTGGAAGGACTTTAAGAACTATTTTAAACACAAACATAAGAAGATGTCTGTCAAAGATCTAATCATAATATTGCACATTATAGAAGAAAATAGGCTGCGGATAGAAGGTCGagaggaaattctacaatgaatgaaGCAAATATTATAGAAGACTACCACAACTCCAAAAAATGTAAGAAAGCTGGCCataaaagcaatcaacccaagaataaattcaaggaaaaatggtTTAACTGTAcaaagattggccacaagtctacaGATTATTGTTTCCCAAAGAAAGGAAAGTAGAAGGACCAAAGAAATGTTGTTGAGTCCAATAAAGAAACAGACAATCTATGGGCCACTCTATCTGAATGCAAGTTGTTTGAAAATCCtcacgaatggtggatggattccagTGCCACTcgccatgtttgtgctaataaggacttatttaatgaattttatcaGGCTCAAGAGGAAGAGAAGCTATACATGGCCAACTTCGCAACTGCTAAAGTTGAAGGATAAGGAAAAGTCTGCCTGAAAATaacatcaggcaaagtgttgactttgaacaatgtcttgtatgtactAGAGTtatgaaagaacttgatttctttatcacttcttgacaagaacggattcaaatgtgtatttgtttccagaaaaattgtacttagtaaaggagaagtgtatgtaggaaaaggctacctcaat from Capsicum annuum cultivar UCD-10X-F1 unplaced genomic scaffold, UCD10Xv1.1 ctg1937, whole genome shotgun sequence encodes:
- the LOC124890527 gene encoding small ubiquitin-related modifier 2-like, producing the protein MSEAATRKKENKPSDDQSGHINLKAKTQDGNKVFFRIKRSTQLKKLMNAYCDQQPVNFNSVSFLFDYLRADQTPDELEIKDGEEINTMLHQTRGIFL